One genomic window of Geoanaerobacter pelophilus includes the following:
- the tsaE gene encoding tRNA (adenosine(37)-N6)-threonylcarbamoyltransferase complex ATPase subunit type 1 TsaE has product MNELISESAIDTFNYGRILGGLLESGDFVALIGDLGAGKTHFVKGIAHGLGVSPDEPVCSPSYTILNIHQGRIPLYHFDLYRLNDEGQVSDLGFEEYFDGPGVTVVEWADRLGSLMPQDNLRVVFCLEGVERRRLCFQPAGDRSRGLLRRIATVLP; this is encoded by the coding sequence GTGAATGAGTTGATCTCCGAGAGCGCCATTGATACCTTCAATTACGGGCGAATTCTTGGCGGCCTGCTGGAGAGTGGTGACTTTGTGGCTCTTATCGGTGATCTTGGCGCTGGGAAAACCCATTTCGTAAAAGGCATTGCTCATGGGCTTGGGGTTTCGCCCGATGAGCCAGTTTGCAGCCCTTCCTATACGATCCTCAATATACACCAGGGGCGCATTCCGCTTTACCATTTTGATCTGTATCGACTGAACGATGAAGGACAAGTTTCTGACCTTGGGTTTGAGGAGTATTTTGATGGGCCGGGAGTAACCGTTGTAGAATGGGCGGATCGCTTGGGAAGCCTTATGCCGCAGGATAATCTAAGGGTTGTTTTCTGCTTGGAAGGCGTGGAGAGGCGTAGACTCTGTTTCCAGCCAGCCGGCGATCGCTCACGTGGACTATTACGGCGTATCGCCACTGTTTTACCGTAG
- a CDS encoding CBS domain-containing protein: MLKASDVMTKDVITVTRKTDVRELAELFVTHRISSIPVVEDGVLVGMVTETDLIEKDRNLHIPTVFSLFDGVFYLESGKVLEQQLKKITGHTVGDICSGKLAAVSPDTEISTIADLMSANRYNAVPVVQDGSLVGIVARIDLIRTMIAQGDV; this comes from the coding sequence ATGCTTAAAGCATCTGATGTAATGACCAAGGATGTCATCACTGTAACCAGAAAGACAGATGTCAGGGAGTTGGCCGAGCTTTTTGTAACACATCGGATCAGCAGCATTCCCGTTGTTGAAGATGGTGTCCTGGTTGGCATGGTGACAGAGACTGACCTGATCGAAAAGGACCGCAATCTGCACATCCCTACGGTTTTTTCACTGTTTGACGGTGTCTTCTATCTTGAAAGCGGAAAAGTGCTGGAACAGCAGTTGAAGAAAATCACCGGGCATACCGTAGGGGATATTTGCTCCGGTAAGCTTGCTGCGGTCTCTCCAGACACTGAGATCAGTACTATCGCTGATCTTATGAGCGCCAACCGTTATAATGCCGTTCCGGTAGTGCAGGACGGGTCACTTGTCGGTATTGTTGCCAGAATTGACCTGATTCGGACTATGATCGCCCAGGGTGATGTGTGA